The Stigmatopora argus isolate UIUO_Sarg chromosome 1, RoL_Sarg_1.0, whole genome shotgun sequence genome segment GCATGGCTGTTGAGAATGTGGCTCTCTCCATCTTAATGTAGCTCTTAAACACTATATTTTTACCAAAGTGGTGTTCCTTGACCATGCGTAGTTTCCATGCATAGCACCCAGGGTTCATCGAATTAGTGCtacttttcaaaataatgacAATTTCGGGTTTAGAACGCCAAGACCTCTCGACTTGTTATTTTAGCAGTACATTCCGTGTGTGGATTTGCAAACAACGTGACAATTCTCCATATTTATTGTGACCTTGCGGGTCATTGCTCTCAGGTTTATTATTTACAGTGTTATCGTATTGTTTTACCCAACAGACCGCCTCATTCCATCGAGACCCTGAGTGCCGCTGCTGAGGTGGTCTCCGGCATCTCCTCCCACCTCCCTAACTGTCTCCTCCTAAAAGACACCATCAGGAAAGCTCTCGAGTGGCTTCAGGAAGCCGACGAGCTCGAGGTTGGCACGCGCTCGAGCTGCGTGTGAGTTGCTTTCACATTGGGGTGCGTGAGTGACTCGCAACCATCTTGTTTGGCAGGCTAACGACTGCATTCTGGTGATGGACAATTTATCGGATATGGTGCTACGAGGACAAGCCATTCAAGTTCACCTGGAGCCCTTAGACAAACTGGAGTCCTTATTGGTAGAAGTGCAAGAGTGGAAAAAATCGGCGGCTTCCATTTTTCTTCAGAAAGACGCAGCCAATTCCCTACTTGAGGTAAGTGCCCACCCCGTTTCACAAAGTAATGATGACAGCGAAATCTACGGAAGGGCTCACTAATGCCTTGTTCATCACAGACCTTGTGTCCAAGATGTGAAGTTGCAAATGCAGGTTCTCCCAAGAGGAACGCCAAGAAAGGAAAGGAATCtcccaaaaataacaaaaagaaacCTCTGAGGCTTAGCACTGTCAGTGATGTGGAGAAAGCACTTTCAGAAGCTAAGGATTCTGCCACCATTGTAAGTGATtgttatctaaaaaaatgtttgggttAATAGCAGATGTTGTTCATTTTCATCCAAACTCGTCAACGttgttaacatttaaaaaaaagcttaaatagaCCTTGTCAGGGGTCACCAACATGCCCCGAAGCAGTGGATAATTGGTCTGCAGGCTTGTTAAAAAGACGCTCACAAGTGTGAGAAACCATACATAAGTGATCTTTTGAAACTATAAAACATGCAGATTCATGGGAATTagaatatggaaatcattgattTTCGAGGAGAATCATGATCAGTGTCCTCACATTAGGTCAATATGCTTACGAATGATAACATAACTAAAGTTGATTCACCTATAGATCTGGTAGATAACTTTATGAAAATGCCATTTATTTTTAACGTGTATAAATGATTTCTTGATGTATCTTTAAGTCTAGAACTATAAAAGTGCCTATGTCCTTTCAACTCACTTGCTCCCATTTGAGCCACGTAACTGGGTAAATTCTCCCTCTTTTCATAATGCACATTTCTGAACCTTTAAATAGCAAGTGACTATAATTTGTCCTTTAAATCCAGATATATGGACATTACATTTCACTGATTTTAGGACTGAATGTTAACATTTGGTATACAAGTTTGGCCGACATATCTCAAAGGGTGATTTTTCACTTGTGATGGCGCTAGGTCTGCATGTATAcataaaattgtaatttaatccaattttaaagataataatattcatgaaattaaaatgaataaaaactgaaacacaCTGGCAATTGTCCACccaaacacttttttcccctcatgtaTTGTATTCCTTTCCTAATATTGATGGCTCGagacatgtttttctttgtctttttagaATGCAACTTTCGAGGCGCTGCGCACCCGGGAAATGGAGGCTTTTTGTCAGCTGAGGGTGGCGAACGAGTCCAAGCTGCTTCCCACCGCAGACTGCACCGACCTGAAGGTGTGCGTCTGTCAGAAGGCCCTCATGGGGGCCATGTTACAGTGCGAGCTCTGCAGGGACGCTTTTCACAGCGTGTGCGTCAGGGACCAATCGGACCCCGGCAACCCATCGCCTTGGCTCTGTCCGCGCTGTCGGCCTTCCAGGAAACCACCATTGAACAAAGTTCAACCGCTACTGGCGTCCCTGAGGCGTATCGGGGTTCGACTGCCGGAGGGCGACGCGCTACACCACCTCGTCGAGAGGACGCTTAACTGGCAGCAGAATGCACAGCAGATTCTACAGTCGTGTCATTTGACGGAACTGGATATGGGGGCGGAAATGCCTCCCATTTTGACCCGCTTTGCATCAGATTCTTGCGACAACTACAGCAACACCCAGGTCACTTGTCGACACCTCGTGAGCCGTTTTTTTTGGTTCCTTTCGTCTCAATGTCAATGCTGGTTTGGGTGCTTTCACGCAGGCCCCTTGTTTGACCCCAGAGTGGAACAGGACGAATCACGCTCAGACCGTCTTCTATACCGAGCAGAGATGCATTCCGTTGCAAGGTCGGTCGTCCGTCGGTCTCTCAAGCATAGATGGCATATTCTGTCAGGAAAAATGTCATCTCCTTTGACGTTTTATTCGCCTTACAGGGTTGAATGAGGACCTGGAGGAGCTGATGGTGGAAGGCCTCCTCCTGCAGGTGTCAGTGCCGGAGGTCCAGGCGCTGCACCGCATTCTATTGGACCGATCCACGAGCAAGCTCACAAACTCGTGCATGTCTCCGGCACGGGACAATTCCTTAGATAGCGACAAACATGTACACTATCACTCTCAGGGAAAAAACCTCAAACAGGTGAATGAGAAAACATCAGAAGGCATGCTTGTTATTTTAACTTTCAATTTAACGCTTGGATCAAAAGAGCTAAGCTAAAAATCTAATTATCTATCACTTTGTGTTACATTGATCCTTTATCGGGCAAGTGACTACTTCTGGTGCGTGAgacaaaatgtaatgtccacatATTATGTCAACACCAGGTCTCAAACAGAGTTTtatatgcacgcacacacacaaaacacacatatatatgcatgtattaaTCATAActctatttatatgtatttttgtgaACATCAAAAATGATTCACTTTTGCCACCAATGACCTTTCTGTCTCAGGATACTAAAGTAAGGGACGCACTGGCGGCATCAGAGAAGAAAGCCAAAAGGCATTTGGAGAGGGACGCTTTCAACGGGGAACACTGGGCGAGGGACACAAAGCACTCGCGCAAAAGACAGAAGATAAGTCAAAAAGACTTACAGCGAAGACCAGCCTCAAACTTGTCCTCGCCGCGTTCGGACATCTCGCAGTCGGACGAGTCCGATGAGGACATGGCTGTGTGTCCCGCAGAGAGGTGTCAGCTGCCCGAGGGAGACGAGGTGAGAACCAAGTCTTGGAATGGATGGGTCATTGAATGAACCACGGGGTGCCATATTTAAGATGCGGTAACTGTGGGGTGGCAATCATCTCacgttgtctgtctgtctcggtcggTGCAGGTGGACTGGGTCCAGTGTGACGGCAGCTGCAATCAATGGTTTCACCAAGTGTGCGTCGGCGTCACAGCAGAAATGGCGGAGAAGGAGGACTACATTTGCATCCGATGTGCGCTGAGCAACGTACACGTGACGAAATGAAGATAGTTTGTTGCTGTTGTCTTGGCACCAGCGGTCTCGCCATCATTCTCACCCCTCCCTTTTGTCCAACCTTTTTGTAACAATGGTGCTATCTTCTCTTTCACTTGTTGTCCAGAACTATACTGTGtagttattttttgtatttttacatgcatattatatatatatatatttactactTATGAATTATTTGTGGCGGTTGAAATGGGGGGGGCAAGCAGGATTTGATGTGTACTGCATGGGATGCCGTTACAAAAGTCTTACTTCAACACAAACAGTAGAGGTTAAATCAGGGGTTAACATTTTCTTCTCTCCAGCCTCATTGCATGCATGTTAAGATTTAACGACATTGGAGTCACACTTTTCTCCCGCCTCCATGTCGCTTTTTACCCCAATGTTAAGTATGTGCATCTTACATaattattgccatttttttgtagaatAGTTTTATTTATCTGAGCAATAAATTCTGTTCAAATTGGCAAACAGATTTCCGGTGACTCGTTGCTGCCGTAGCAATGGTGATGTACAGAGGTGGAGGGCTGGCAGCTACACTAACGGGTTGAAAGAAACGACTGCTCACGTGTACAAATGGCAGCATGTAATTTGGTATAGGATACTCAGTGTGGACTTGGCATAGTTTATATTGTGgaataaattcattttgttctatggacaagtgtttttttaacaccTTATCTTGTggtgtgacaaaaaaaattgatgggtgtgtctttttttaaaatctacatGCTGAAGCGTGTTTTTGAGAGAAGATTTTTTGTGGGGTATGAGGAGCCAACACAACACGCTGAGTCAAGAACCAAGAACGTCACACTCTCCACCCAAAATAGGCATTATATCACTGTTCTATGGCTTGTGGCATAATCACAGTCACTGGTGGAAACCTTGATCAATTAAAGAGGAAGTGTGGGggattaaatacaaactgagGTGATTGTTGTTTTACGTCAGTTGAAATAGGCAGTTACATAGTTCTGGAGAAAATGGAGGGACACGTGActaataaatagttttttttcttattgtgcATTAATAAATTGGGATTAAGTACTTTACAAAATGAAACTACTGTCAACAAAATTCCACACCCAATATGCAAAgcatttatttgtttaacaaaaaaatcaaaatacttgaaatgcttacctttctttttttctcaatttatttattccttaaattttcattttttattcatcactATTTACCTAATTATTTCACCCTTAATGTATGCTGAAATCAATTcactcattttatttaaaaatattaatacaatttatatAGGAAGGGCAACACTAATATACTATCATTCAATGTCTTGGGAGCCGTGAAATATTGTACCAGGGGGCGCAATTTCCCTGTGGCGAAAGTTTGAAACCCCTTTCCTGTatgaatgtataataatatttaaGAAGGAGAAAAATAATTCGTACATGACAGGGTTTAGTTTTAATGGACTTGAtgaacttgtttctttttttatgaaactttttaatatttttcacgGAACTGGGTATTTTCGGGCCAGGGATTTTTACTAGTGAAGGCTGATTGTAAAAGCAGATTATATTTTGAATAAATGCGGCCGCATGGTGCGCGGTGATTGGCTAAGCCTGAGCCAATAAATGGCGGCCTCTCTACTCTTCCGTGCATTGGTCCAGTGTGCTTTCGGGCGCACGCACTAACACACACGCACCGATTCAGCGGAAACACGGTGAGTGTTTTGCGGAGCTTCAGAATTCCCCGTCCGCGCCGCACTTGTCGTACCTTCCCCTTTGGTAGTTTTCTCCCAAAAGTCGGAATCTCCGAGGAGACGGAAAAACGAGCCGCGTCTCCGTCGCGAGCGAGCTATTGTTGTGGGTAAAGTCTATTAGCATTCAGGCTCCAGGGGTGGCTAACAGCAAGCTAATGATTAACTACTGTAGTTTCCGATGTGAATGGCGTTTGGCAAGTGATATCGCCTTGTGTTTGTCGTcctcttttccacattcacaaAACACGGATGTCGTATGAACAGCTTGGCGCTGACCTGCTGGGTAGTTTCATTAATGATGAGTTCCCTGGGGGTCTAACTCTTCATCTAAGAAACTGGTCTTTTCTTGGAAATGAAAAGGGGGTCATTGGATTCAATTTATGATGTGTTTTTATGCCGGTATTCCGTTTAGTTGGTTGTGCAAAGTAACATCCTGCGCCGATCGTCATATTTTTTCGTCGCTAGGGAAGTGCTAATAATGTACTGCACTGCAAAAACAGCGATCCGAGAAACGTGTCGCATGTAGAGACTCGAATAGTGTTTAAAATAGACTTTTCATTGTTTACTATTTCCTCAACAACCGATGACATTTTACCTCCGTTGTCTTTTCTTGTTGTTAGATGTGTTGGGCAAGTTTGGGAAACTAATAACCACGCCCTTCTTTTCCTCGAAACGACCGCGTAAGAGACAATGTTCGTGAGGTTAATTCCAGCATTGCCTCTttcgctttttcttttaaaatgtagacttttattttgaaagttatgTATTTAGGAACGTTCTATGACTCTGCCATCGGcgtcgatggacgtccaattgaCTTGGTGGCAAACTGGGGTCACCTCATGCTTAACCAATTGGCCCTATGATATCCTGCATGTTTGTTCttatttcatgaaatgttttaccCGGGTTATCTCTCTCAACCGTATGTTTGATGTAAATTCCATTGATATCAGtagtttttaatacattttcatatttaattcACATGCCCTTTTCCTGCTTAAAGGGGACTCCCGCTCTTGAGCTTTGTGGCCCCCGCGGACCCTTAGCACCTGTCGCTCACCTGAGGCAGCCGAGGATCTGTCAAATGTAGAGGGAGTTGACATCTGCAGCTGCTGTCCACACAGTATGTAAATCTGTTCACGCTGCTTTCAATTCTATTTGTGGCAGTGGTCTTTGCGAAAGGTATTTATGCCCAAGTGCAAAGATATCGATCGACTAGCACATTTTTATCTTCTAAGACCATATTAAGCTttcacaaataataataatgtaatgaAATGTGGTGTTTGTATTCCGTCTGGGTTAGTATATGTCTTTCTGAGTTTTGTTCAACACTATTTTCTATTGTTTTCAATACATCGCTCACTTTACTGGTTGGTGCGGTAACAAAGGAAAGTCATCACACTGGAATTAATGCTGGTATACTGAGAGTGCCTTGTGTTGGCCTTTGActgtttaaaataacaatatttcATTGTGTAGTTGTAGTCTCTATATGTGTTTAATCGCCACATGATTTGTTCGTTTCCATTAACTGTTTGTTCTGTTCATGCGCTATAAGGGTTTATGGTGTGTGGTCACTTAAGACACCGGTGGTTTGTTGGTTTGGAGACCATTAGAGGCCGATACGTGGTATTGCTAAGAGAGCTAACGGGGCATCACGGGTGTAACATGGTAGTCTGCCTTTGTTGTCCATCTTGGTGTCTTGGcaaagttgttttttgggggggattgtaTGAAGTCAAGAGTTTCAGATCCAATGCTTAGAGGGAGTCACTGAACATCGTTTATCTTTTCAGGGGAAAGTAAGACTTTATATGAGGGCACCACGACAATACCACAAAAATAAATCGGGCAAATTACCAACCATATGATCATGATGGCATAGTATTGTGAGCCCATCTCTGTCGTGTAACCATTTGAATGTCACCATCACGCCCGCGCCCTCTCATCTGCATTTTGCGTTTCTACGTGCCACCAAGTCGAGTGATCACAATGGCCCATTGTGGAGGTGCACGTGTCGTTGTCCGTGTGGGTCACTGGCGCCGCATTGGACGTCACTCCTAGAATTGCAGATGCTGCTTGAGTGTGACAAAGTGCTTTTTGTATTGTTTGACAACGGTCCCAAACACTCAGAGTGATTAATATGTTCCAAACGCCTCCCAAATGAGCACAAATTATACATGTCTCCCGGattgacattttcaataaaaaggaaaattatTTCACATTGCCCTCAAGTAAAATACGTCACATTATTTTGGGACTAACCGGTGAATAATAGTTTCATGTTGTTTGCCTCCTGTCTAGTTATATCTTGTAGGATTAAAGCAGTGATTatgaaaatgtaataaatagTTTTCAAGCTGTCCTTCATGGATAAAAATTCAGTGCAGTTTCCAGTTCTCGGTCCATTCATTCCGCCATTTGCTTATTGTTATCAGTCAGTTTTACCAGGGTTTGTTTGGAGAAACTATTTTGAAGATTCCGTGAagccaacatttttttagcgGCAACACCCTACGAGTCCCACGACAGTGGGTGGGAAGGACCTCACTTTGTGGGTCAAGAATGAGATTTGAAGAAATGGAAGTAGGCGCTGATGTTCGTTCCTGTCTCGTGTGGCTGCAATTTACCAAATTGTTGTCAGTTTGAAAGCACTTTTTAGGGAACTAGTGCGACTTGGAGCAGTTTTATTGCTGTTTGCATAAGACAAGTTTGTGTTGCATGGGCCTCAAGTGTGTTTCCTGCAGCTGAATGTGACATGAAGCCTCTGACTGACTCTGTCCTTTCACAGACCCTCGTGCTGTCCGCTGAAGTTGCCCACCATGCGCGAGTACAAGCTAGTGGTGCTGGGTTCAGGCGGCGTGGGAAAATCTGCGCTGGTGAGGGATTCACGGCATCGCATTCACCTGATTTAATGATTTGACTAAACTCTGTGGTTTTGTTTTTGAACAAACATTTATGTAAGAGTGAGAGCGCTCGGAATGTTTTTGAACTTGAACAAATGTGGGTTGACGAGACCATCACAAAGGCACTGAACGAGTAACAAAATAATCCTGCGATATATATctgttgtggaaaaaaagaaagggttGGATTTGTCCACAACCagctatatttttaaaaataggaatttgtgagttttttttccttctaataACCCTTTTTATGTTGGGGTAGCTTTGTTTAAATTGGGGGAGAGGGTGTTTCATATGTGCCCTCCTTCCTTAATTCACAAGCAAAAACATGTTATCAGTATATACAgtatactttgaaaaaatataacatCAAAGAAAAGtagttttattttagtaatttaacAGAACCACCAAGTTGTATTCAACCTTTACTTGTAAAGTGACTTTTCTCAAGCAGTTTCTTGTTGCAACTTAactggcaaaaacaaaaaaatactgtgaCAAGCTTCTGCTCAGTAGGTTCAAAAAGTAAAATTATATTAGGCCTTTAAAAAGTCACTCATGGTCAAGACTGGGAGGGTCTTGTTATCTGAGTAGTAcctgtctatatatatatatatatttttttttttcttctcatattCGATAGTTTTTCACTATTGCAATCAATGGCACTTGAACTTAATCCATCTCTACCTTTTTTCAACCACTCCAGACAGTTCAATTTGTGCAAGgaatttttgtggaaaaatacgaCCCTACAATAGAAGACTCCTACAGAAAGGTAAACTCCATATACACGGGAGAATAGTAGAGCTTTTCTGAtagtgacactttttttttccatcccaaAGCAAGTGGAAGTGGACGGGCAGCAATGCATGCTGGAAATTTTGGACACAGCTGGAACAGTGAGTAGAATCCGTCGCTGTGGCAAAGTGGAAGCGAGCGAGCGTGCTGACGAATGCGTTTGCCGCTGTCGCGCTGTGTAGGAGCAGTTCACGGCCATGCGGGACCTTTACATGAAGAACGGCCAGGGTTTCGCTCTGGTCTACTCCATCACAGCGCAGTCGACGTTCAATGACTTGCAGGACTTACGGGAGCAAATCCTGCGAGTGAAGGACACGGAGGATGTGAGTGGGATGCGTGGAATCACAAATAGCTAGTCAAATGAACTCGTCGGCTGTCTGTGAAAGTTCTCTCTGTGAAAGTAAACGCAGAGGACAGCCCAAGTGAGTTTCTTGACTGAGTTGATCGCTCCTCTGTCATCAAAGCTCACTGGAATGGGTTGAAATCGTAAGACCgcctttttaaatttcaaattacttgaaataaattatttgcTTTAACTTTAGAAATCAATTCCCACACTCCATGTTGCCCATAAGAGTTTAAAAAAGGAGTTGCCTGCCATCTACGAGTGACAATCTAACTACACACTAACAGCCATTAGCCTCAAAAACAGGCTTGCGCGCATCTAGACTCCAGAGAAAGAAATCCTCTCTTTACTTGattttgttttgcttcattttaCTTTCCTAGAAGGTGAGtttaaaaagtctaaaatgtgtgGGGGTGTTACAATATGGTCTCACATTGTGTCTTGCGTTTGATGCCATGTTTGAAAATGCTAAATGATTTATGGTTTGATTCTTTGAAATATGCCACTGCATCGCTAAGAGGCAATCACAAAATTTGGCCAAGAACACAAAATGATCAAGCCAAAgaattcatttaaatatttatcattttttagtttttgcttGAATCCCTAGTTTTTAATGTAATGTACtgtactgtgtttttttaaaattctttagTGAATCTAACATGTTTATAAATTTTGACTTTGCTAACTTATAAATGTGGTATGCATCTATAGAATATGATTTGTGAATGACGCCACGATTCTTTCTAGTCATTCGGGGACATTGATAACATAATTATCCTATGTTGGCTTTCTTTACCGAGAATTAGAGAAGtccttttcataaaaaaactaaaaaaaacaaaaggttaaaaaaagttgAGGAAAAATTGGATAGACCCATTATTCACCCTCtaattccccccttttttcatTCTCAATTTACGAAACCTTTATGTACCTGTAATTCTTGTAGGGCTCACAATTTTCCAGTAGGTgccactacagtaatccctcgattatcgcggttaatgtagaccagacatggccgcaataaacaaaaaaaaacgcgaagtagggtcacccctatttaaatgttttttttttacttcagtgctgagtcctagtagctagcagaggacaggggagtggcttccgcttgcgagtttcagcgtggattttcacattttttatgaacttacaaaaaatatataattaacaaaaaaactttCCCCCGGAAAAGAAAAacgtgatgtagtgaagccgcgatattcgagggattactgtacattttgGAAGCAGCCTGAGAAGGAGTGGCCTGCATAATTAATGCCCAATTGGAAATATCAGCTGCTtctcattgtgtgtgtgtatgtgtgttcttATACTCAGTAGCTGTTTTGCACATAGCACTTAAAGCAACATTTTCCATCGGTTGAGCAGGTCCCCATGATTCTGGTGGGGAATAAGTGTGATCTGGAGGACGAGCGCGTGGTGGGCAAGGAACAGGGTCAGAACTTGGCCCGCCAGTGGAGCAACTGTGCCTTTTTAGAGACGTCGGCCAAATCAAAGATTAACGTTAATGAAGTAAGTTTCCCGTACAAAATAGATGTCCCGCATCCAAATACAAACTCTTATTTATTGTGCAACGCTTGCAGATTTTCTATGATCTAGTGCgacaaatcaacaggaaaacCCCCATGGAAAAGAAGCCAAAAAAGAAGAAGGGCTGCACGCTGCTCTGAAAGCCACCTCACTCACGTACACCCACAAAAACATGGGCTCCCGGCCAGGTGAGTGAGTGGCTGTCGAGATAATGTTTATTCCTGGCAATTGGAACAttggaaagcaaaacaaaagtacTGGCCTCGTCTCAGATGGAGCTCCATCttatgaaaatgtcaaatcTTGAAATTTGCTCAATGGATTTATAAACAAACTCCCCCTTCACCGATGTTTTGTTGAGCCTTTCTATGCGACTCCCAAATGAATAAGCGAAtccatattttgtttttcatattcTCAAGAAGCTTCTCTTTGGGGGCCGTGCCATCATTCCAATTCCTACCTGAAAGATGGCGGGCATCGCGACACGTTTAAAAACCCTGTACTTaattttaaaagtgaaaaaagtcTCATTTTAGTTGTTTCACAGGTTGGTCATGTTATATCACGTGGATAAAAAAAGAaccatttttgggatttaaaatATACCATCAAGTCCTTCTAGATCTGAACGTTGGCCTTCTTGCATTTCTGCACTAACAGTGACGACGACAATGCATCATTGTATTGCTCTTGACTTGCTTTCTTACTATGCTAACATATTTCCTAAGTGACTTAGTTTTCTATTTAGCTGTGAGCCTTCCATGTTAATATATTTAACTTCTGTTTTTGCATAACAAAGCTGAACATATGACTGTTTTTAGACTGATTGGAGGGTGGAACTGTGTTTTAAAGATGAAAAGGTATTCTACTAAACCACCTCCAATATTGCTTATTGTGATTCTCAGATGTTTTTTCCAGCTTCtatcaaatgattaaaatttagtatgttttaatttttttctttgtcctgTTCTTTGGAAATGACTCATGTCTgtcgcattcattcattttctggccatgggagtgctggagcttatGCCAGCCAAActtaaaatgtatgaaaaaccaaaaatgtaaacaccttttaactcatttgctgccaacctcccTCACTTCAAATATATTTGACGTCTAGAATTGTGATGGCACTGAATTGTGAGAAATTGCAGCCAGTCATTTCAATTTAggtgaattggatgtctattgttgtcaggCAGTCAATgagggaaatttaaaaagaacaatatACTTAAGAGTGACCAAAACCAGAGTGTATTGctgttttccccccaaatacatatatgtacagtactatgtattttttttatatgtaaaataaTATACTACACATTTGGGGTCTGTGGGGTTAAGatgactttttcttttaataaacaaatatagTCACTCCCCCAATAAAGGGTTAACCTAATGGATATTTTACCAATCTTGAAATAATCTTAAAAACGGGTCAGTTTGACCCACAAAATGTTCATGCCACTGGTTTTCTATCGCCCCCATGTGGCCAAGGCGCGCATACTaatgagaaatttaaaaaaaatatatttcgtTACCTTGTGAATTATGAAGCACAATATTACCGAATTCTaccaagtaaaagaaaaaacaaaaatcaggtCTACTTGTTTAAGAGCATGGAACAGGTTAAGTcatttgacggcgatagacgtccaatccatttgaccctGCTTGGTGTCAATGATCATTCATagcaaaataatatatatttgaatttgTTCAAAGATAAATGCACCACATCAAATGAAATTTAGGGTTAAATTCACGTAGCCAGGTGTCAGTTTTAAAGATCCCAGAGGAGTCCCACCccacccccctctctctctcatgtgAGCGAGGCCATGAAATAAATGTCTTCCATCACTTGCAGCATTATCCCATCGGAGCTGGTCGATGAGGGACAGCTACTCATCTTTCTTCCCTAGCCTTCCCGGCCCTCCATACCTCCCTTCCGTCCTCTCCCTCCCCCCGCTCGCTCCCATCTGAGCCGACGATCCCCCTCTATCGACCCTCCCCCGCCCTTCCCTACCTCCCTCCATCATTTTTCCCATCTCCCTCTCGCTCActctccctctcccctcggATAAACATGGCCGCGAAATCCGACGGCGCGGCCGTCTCTCCGCGGAGCCAAATGCCGGCCGAGCGTCCCTCCAGGCAGGAGCGGCCGCCTCCCCCGGGGCTCCTCCCCGCCGAGCTCATCGGCTACTCCCCGGCGGACTGCTGCTGGACCCTGGGCGCTCTACTGGTCTTCTTCTCGGACGGGGCCTCAGACCTGTGGCTGGCCGCCGACTACTACCTCCGGAGGGACTACTGGTGCTTCGCGCTGACTCTGGTCTTTGTCGTCGTCCCCTCCGTGGTGGTGCAGGTGTTGAGCTTCCGGTGGTTCGCCTACGATTTCTCCGATAGCCCGGAGAGCGCcacggcggtggtggcggcgacagtggcggcgacggcgacgtCGGCGGCGGGAGGAAGGGACCTGGACGGCGGTGATGGCGACGATGGCGACG includes the following:
- the rap1aa gene encoding RAP1A, member of RAS oncogene family a, which encodes MREYKLVVLGSGGVGKSALTVQFVQGIFVEKYDPTIEDSYRKQVEVDGQQCMLEILDTAGTEQFTAMRDLYMKNGQGFALVYSITAQSTFNDLQDLREQILRVKDTEDVPMILVGNKCDLEDERVVGKEQGQNLARQWSNCAFLETSAKSKINVNEIFYDLVRQINRKTPMEKKPKKKKGCTLL